In a single window of the Harpia harpyja isolate bHarHar1 chromosome 3, bHarHar1 primary haplotype, whole genome shotgun sequence genome:
- the LOC128139605 gene encoding photoreceptor outer segment membrane glycoprotein 2, whose protein sequence is MAVLKVKFTKTKRDKLAQILWILNWVSVVSGIILFSLGLFLKIEIKKRNEVMAKGDVNSVPNMLISVGVIACIINFLGGKICYDCSDANKFSRWKLVMLPYIVCTFCFTFCILVGALMCYTMRNELEESLYLGLRDAIKFYKDTDIPGRCFLKKTVDMLQIGFKCCGNNGFRDWFEIQWVSARYLNMASKEVLDRLKSNVDGKFLVDGVPFSCCNPSSPRPCIQYQLTNNSAHYNYDFLTEELNIWVKGCREALLDYYTAIMRSVGITALLIWLFELSVLIGVRYLQTAMKNVLLLGDLEGESDGWLLENSFVETAKYNISIIKNLGKANQISTVSGMNDPNIDVQNTNCGKTNVTTKSIPAAS, encoded by the exons ATGGCTGTCCTCAAAGTAAAATTCACCAAAACTAAGAGGGACAAATTGGCTCAGATCTTATGGATCCTCAACTGGGTTTCTGTAGTGAGCGGGATCATTCTCTTCAGTCTtggcctctttctgaaaatagagATCAAGAAGCGCAATGAAGTGATGGCAAAAGGGGACGTTAACTCTGTCCCCAACATGCTGATCTCTGTAGGGGTCATAGCATGTATCATCAACTTTCTGGGTGGCAAAATCTGCTATGACTGCTCAGATGCCAACAAGTTCTCTCGATGGAAACTAGTTATGCTCCCATATATCGTATGTACCTTCTGTTTTACCTTTTGCATCCTGGTGGGTGCTCTCATGTGCTATACCATGAGGAACGAGCTGGAAGAGTCTCTCTATCTGGGACTGAGGGATGCTATTAAGTTCTATAAGGACACGGACATACCTGGACGatgtttcttaaagaaaacagtGGATATGTTACAAATTGGATTCAAATGCTGTGGAAACAATGGCTTTAGAGACTGGTTTGAAATTCAGTGGGTATCTGCTCGTTATCTGAATATGGCTTCCAAGGAAGTTCTGGA CCGTCTAAAGAGCAATGTTGATGGAAAGTTCTTGGTGGATGGAGTACCCTTCAGCTGCTGCAACCCAAGCTCCCCGCGGCCCTGTATCCAGTACCAGCTGACAAACAACAGTGCTCACTACAACTACGATTTTCTGACAGAGGAACTCAATATCTGGGTGAAGGGGTGCAGAGAGGCCCTGCTGGATTACTACACAGCTATTATGAGATCTGTTGGTATCACAGCATTGCTTATTTGGTTGTTTGAG CTCTCTGTACTTATTGGTGTCCGGTACCTACAAACAGCAATGAAGAATGTCCTTCTGCTAGGAGATTTGGAGGGTGAGTCAGACGGTTGGTTACTAGAAAACAGCTTTGTGGAAACTGCCAAATACAACATCAGTATCATTAAGAACCTCGGCAAAGCCAACCAGATCTCCACTGTCTCAGGCATGAATGACCCCAACATTGACGTTCAAAACACAAACTGTGGCAAAACCAATGTTACAACAAAATCTATCCCAGCAGCTAGCTAG